The following are from one region of the Vanessa cardui chromosome 3, ilVanCard2.1, whole genome shotgun sequence genome:
- the LOC124543673 gene encoding histone-lysine N-methyltransferase SUV39H2-like isoform X1, with the protein MTSNEGRAQSNLHQQDLSKLDVTKLSALSPEVISRQATINIGTIGHVAHGKSTVVKAISGVQTVRFKNELERNITIKLERLTESVIRMFRERADERDEHIFFGKFRKGKKRPLPLDRETITEKPPNKKLKRQKQQPEEFIIEKILDFKYASGKESFYIKWKGWSDSENTWEPIENLDNCPDVLKQFLINEELKNCNKIEKLKEELSFDNLLSDENLIKRLDEFEDSDLITLKESLILKLLSLIYLDESNEIYACDLVQEARNILQLYVMCRKRCRQLMALKDWEEYLNQVDRCKKLTVENDVDLTGPPENFTYINESIPGAGVVIPNEPPIGCECEACNCRSKSCCGMQGGLFAYTVNRRLRVATGTPVYECNKACKCSPDCNNRVVQRGRNFKLTIFKTANGCGWGVRSDQKIKQGQFLCQYVGEVITFEEAEKRGREYDANGLTYLFDLDFNSVENPYVVDACNLGNVSHFINHSCDPNLGVWAVWADCLDPNLPMLALFATRDIEAGEEICFDYLQKSSESEDTEPPAIHMEDIEEDDTCIPSASEANTTVSPVSPVKTRFEMQQQTMALLRNRTECKCGALKCRKYLF; encoded by the exons ATGACTTCGAATGAAGGCCGAGCTCAGTCAAACTTGCATCAGCAAGATTTGTCTAAATTA GATGTCACAAAGCTATCTGCTTTATCCCCTGAAGTAATATCCCGACAAGCCACTATTAACATTGGTACTATTGGTCATGTAGCCCATGGCAAATCAACTGTGGTAAAAGCAATTTCTGGTGTGCAGACTGTCAGATTCAAGAATGAGTTGGAAcgaaatattactattaaattag AGCGCCTGACCGAGTCAGTTATAAGAATGTTTCGTGAAAGAGCTGATGAAAGAgacgaacatattttttttggaaagtTTAGAAAGGGGAAGAAGAGACCTCTGCCTTTAGACAGAGAAACAATAACAGAAAAGCCAccaaacaaaaaactaaaaagacAAAAACAACAACCAGAAGAGTTCATCATAGAGAAAATTCTTGATTTCAAATATGCATCGGGTAAAGAAAGCTTTTACATTAAATGGAAAGGTTGGAGTGACAGTGAAAACACTTGGGAACCTATTGAGAATTTAGATAATTGTCCAGatgttttaaaacagtttttgaTTAATGAAGAGttaaaaaactgtaataaaattgaaaaacttAAAGAAGAATTATCTTTTGACAATTTACTTAGTGATGAAAATCTTATCAAAAGACTTGATGAATTTGAAGACTCTGATCTCATTACATTAAAAGAGAGTCTAATATTAAAGTTACTTTCTCTAATATATCTGGATGAGTCAAATGAAATTTATGCATGTGACCTTGTTCAAGAAgcaagaaatattttacaattatatgttaTGTGTAGAAAACGCTGTCGTCAGCTAATGGCCCTCAAAGATTGGgaagaatatttaaatcaagTTGACAGGTGTAAGAAGTTAACAGTAGAAAATGATGTTGACTTAACTGGCCCACCagaaaattttacatatataaatgaatcaATACCTGGAGCTGGTGTGGTAATTCCCAATGAACCACCTATTGGTTGTGAATGTGAAGCTTGTAACTGTAGATCCAAATCCTGTTGTGGTATGCAAGGTGGTTTATTTGCTTATACAGTTAATAGACGACTTCGAGTAGCCACAGGTACACCAGTGTATGAATGTAATAAGGCATGCAAATGTTCTCCAGATTGTAATAATCGTGTAGTTCAACGAGGACGAAATTTTAAACtgactatatttaaaacagcTAATGGCTGTGGATGGGGAGTAAGATCTGATCAAAAGATTAAACAGGGACAATTTTTATGCCAATATGTCGGGgaagttattacatttgaagAGGCAGAAAAACGTGGAAGGGAGTATGATGCTAATGGCTTAACTTATCTgtttgatttagattttaattcaGTGGAAAACCCATATGTTGTGGATGCATGTAATTTAGGTAATGTATCACATTTTATAAATCATTCATGTGATCCAAACCTAGGTGTGTGGGCCGTATGGGCAGATTGCTTAGATCCAAACTTACCAATGTTAGCATTATTTGCTACAAGAGACATTGAAGCAGGGGAAGAGATATGCTTTGACTACTTACAAAAGTCTTCTGAAAGTGAAGATACTGAACCTCCTGCTATTCATATGGAAGATATTGAAGAAGATGATACTTGTATACCCAGTGCATCTGAAGCGAATACTACTGTATCTCCAGTTTCACCTGTTAAGACTAGGTTTGAAATGCAACAACAAACTATGGCATTGCTCAGAAATCGTACTGAATGTAAATGTGGGGCTTTAAAGtgtagaaaatatttgttttga
- the LOC124543674 gene encoding ATP synthase subunit O, mitochondrial, translating to MSMMKTNMLVRSLSTSSAAAQLVKPPVQVFGLEGRYASALYSAASKKKALDTVEKELKQFQDSIKADAKLKEFLINPTLKRSLKVEAFKHLASKTSMSPTTGNLMGLMAENGRLENLEGVINAFKIMMAAHRGEVVCEVITAKPLDQTQKQNLESALKKFVKSNETIQLTTKVDPSLIGGMIVSIADKYVDMSIASKVKRYTEVISAAV from the exons ATGTCGATGATGAAGACAAATATGCTG GTGCGCTCGCTAAGCACTTCATCTGCTGCAGCTCAACTTGTCAAACCTCCTGTACAAGTTTTTGGTTTGGAGGGCAGATATGCATCAGCTCTGTATTCAGCAGCCTCGAAAAAGAAGGCCTTGGATACAGTTGAAAAAGAACTCAAGCAATTTCAGGATTCTATTAAAGCCGATGCCAAATTGAAAGAGTTCCTCATCAACCCTACTCTTAAAAGATCTTTAAAAGTAGAGGCTTTTAAACATTTGGCTTCTAAA ACCAGCATGTCACCAACCACAGGTAATTTAATGGGACTTATGGCTGAAAATGGCCGTTTGGAAAATCTTGAGGGTGTTATCAATGCATTCAAAATCATGATGGCTGCTCACCGAGGAGAGGTTGTTTGTGAAGTTATTACTGCCAAACCTCTGGATCAAACTCAAAAGCAAAACTTGGAAAGTGCCCTCAAg AAATTTGTCAAGAGTAACGAGACTATCCAACTTACTACAAAGGTGGACCCATCATTGATTGGAGGTATGATTGTGTCTATTGCAGACAAATATGTTGATATGAGCATTGCCAGCAAAGTGAAAAGATACACTGAAGTCATCAGTGCTGCTGTTTAA
- the LOC124543675 gene encoding c-Myc-binding protein, producing MSSYKPIDSKREEFRRYLERAGVMDALTKVLVSLYEEPDKPEDALEYVRKHLGTDGGDDELEVARARIAELEAENALLKGETAPTEG from the exons ATGTCTTCGTATAAA ccCATTGACTCAAAAAGAGAAGAATTTAGGCGGTATTTAGAGCGTGCAGGAGTAATGGATGCCCTAACAAAAGTTCTTGTAAGTCTTTATGAAGAGCCAGATAAACCAGAAGATGCCTTAGAGTATGTACGCAAACATTTAGGCACAGATGGAGGAGATGATGAACTTGAAGTTGCCCGTGCCCGTATCGCAGAACTAGAAGCTGAAAATGCTCTTCTTAAAGGAGAAACAGCACCAACGGAAGGATAA
- the LOC124543640 gene encoding T-complex protein 1 subunit theta encodes MALHIPKAPGVPQMLKDGARMFSGLEEAVYRNINACKQFAQSVRSAYGPNGMNKMIINHIEKQFITSDAGTIIRELDVEHPAAKLMVLASQMQDAEVGDGTNFVIVISGALLEAAEELLRLGVTTSEIAEGYERALDKCLEILPELVCHEIKDCKNFDDVVNSIKPAIMSKQYGNEEFIAKLVAKACVAILPENTTFNVDNVRICKILGAGLLQSEVLSGMVFKREVEGDVMGATKAKVVVYSCPVDITQTETKGTVLIKSADELLNFSKGEESLLEKQIKDIADAGVKVIVAGAKFGDMALHFLNKYGVMAVRLNSKFDLRRLAKTVNATVLPRLTTPTAEELGYCDTVRVDEVGDTRVVVFSMESNESRISTVVIRGSTDNYMDDIERAIDDGVNTFKNIARDGRFLAGAGAVEIELAQHLLTYADTLPGLEQYAVRKFAIALESIPRALAENSGANATEVINNIYKAHRENNKFAGFDIDSENNGVCNAKETGVLDSYVLKYWGLKYAVGAATTILKVDQIIMAKRAGGPKPKAKAGSDDES; translated from the exons ATGGCTTTACATATACCAAAAGCACCGGGAGTACCCCAGATGTTAAAAGATGGGGCGCGG aTGTTTTCTGGTTTGGAAGAAGCTGTTTACCGCAATATAAACGCATGCAAACAATTTGCACAAAGTGTTCGTTCCGCCTATGGACCGAATGGCATgaacaaaatgataattaacCACATTGAAAAGCAATTTATAACAAGTGATGCAGGCACAATCATCAGAGAATTAGATGTTGAACATCCTGCTGCAAAACTCATGGTTTTAGCCAGTCAAATGCAAGATGCTGAAGTTGGTGACGGCACTaactttgttattgttatatctgGAGCCTTATTGGAAGCTGCTGAAGAGTTATTGAGGTTAGGTGTAACAACGAGTGAAATTGCTGAGGGATATGAGAGAGCTTTGGATAAATGCCTGGAAATACTTCCAGAGTTAGTTTGTCATGAAATCAAGGATTGTAAAAACTTTGATGATGTTGTTAATAGTATTAAACCAGCTATAATGTCTAAGCAATATGGAAATGAAGAATTTATTGCAAAACTTGTAGCTAAAGCTTGTGTCGCAATTCTTCCTGAAAATACTACATTTAATGTTGATAATGTCAGGATATGTAAG ATCCTTGGTGCTGGACTTTTGCAATCAGAAGTTCTCTCAGGAATGGTTTTTAAACGAGAGGTTGAAGGTGATGTTATGGGTGCAACTAAAGCCAAAGTAGTGGTTTATTCCTGCCCTGTTGATATCACTCAAACTGAAACCAAAGGAACAGTTCTTATTAAATCTGCCGATGAGCTGCTTAACTTCAGCAAAGGAGAGGAATCTCTATTAGAAAAACAGATCAAAGACATTGCTGATGCAGGTGTTAAAGTGATTGTAGCTGGAGCTAAATTTGGTGATATGGCTCTTCACTTCCTTAACAAATATGGTGTAATGGCTGTACGTCTCAATTCTAAATTTGATCTTCGTCGTCTTGCTAAGACTGTCAATGCAAct GTATTGCCCAGATTAACTACTCCCACAGCTGAAGAATTAGGTTACTGTGATACTGTGAGAGTTGATGAAGTTGGGGATACCAGAGTAGTTGTATTCAGTATGGAAAGCAACGAATCTCGTATCTCCACAGTTGTTATCCGGGGTTCTACAGATAACTACATGGATGACATTGAAAGAGCAATTGACGATGGTGTAAACacattcaaaaatattgcaCGAGATGGAAG ATTCCTGGCCGGCGCTGGAGCTGTTGAAATTGAACTGGCACAACACCTTCTGACATATGCTGACACTTTACCTGGATTGGAACAATATGCTGTCCGGAAGTTTGCTATTGCACTCGAAAGCATTCCACGTGCCTTGGCTGAAAATTCTGGAGCCAACGCTACAGaagttattaataacatatataaggCTCACAGG GAGAACAACAAGTTTGCAGGCTTCGATATAGACTCAGAAAATAATGGTGTTTGCAATGCTAAAGAAACAGGTGTTTTGGattcatatgttttaaaatactgggGCCTTAAATATGCTGTTGGTGCAGCAACTACGATTTTAAAAGTTGACCAAATTATCATGGCTAAAAGAGCTGGTGGACCAAAACCCAAAGCAAAAGCCGGAAGTGATGATGAGTcctaa